A genomic segment from Glycine soja cultivar W05 chromosome 18, ASM419377v2, whole genome shotgun sequence encodes:
- the LOC114396633 gene encoding T-complex protein 1 subunit zeta 1-like — MSLRVLNPNAEVLNKSAALHMNINAAKGLQDVLKTNLGPKGTIKMLVGGAGDIKLTKDGNTLLKEMQIQNPTAIMIARTAVAQDDASGDGTTSTVIFIGELMKQSERYIDEGMHPRVLVDGFDIAKRATLQFLEKFKTPVVMGGEPDKEILKMVARTTVRTKLYESLADQLTDIIVDAVLCIRKPEEEIDLFMVEIMHMRHKFDIDTRLVEGIVLDHGSRHPDMKRRAENCYILTCNVSLEYEKSEVNSGFFYSSAEQREAMVAAERRQVDEKVKRIIELKNKVCSGNDSNFVLINQKGIDPPSLDLLAREGIIALRRAKRRNMERLVLACGGEAVNSVDDLTPECLGWAGLVYEHVLGEEKYTFVENVKNPFSCTILIKGPNDHTIAQIKDAVRDGLRAVKNTLEDESVVLGAGAFEVAARQYLMNEVKKTVQGRAQLGVEAFADALLVVPKTLAENSGLDTQDVIIALTGEHDKGNIVGLSLNTGEPIDPAMEGIFDNYSVKRQIINSGPVIVSQLLVVDEVIRAGRNMRKPT, encoded by the exons ATGTCTCTGCGAGTGCTGAACCCTAACGCCGAAGTGCTGAACAAATCGGCGGCACTTCACATGAACATCAATGCCGCCAAGGGTCTGCAAGATGTCCTCAAAACCAACCTCGGTCCCAAAGGAACCATCAaaat GCTCGTTGGTGGTGCCGGTGATATCAAGCTTACCAAAGATGGCAAcactctcttgaaagagatg CAAATCCAAAACCCGACGGCGATTATGATCGCTAGAACGGCTGTGGCGCAGGATGACGCTAGTGGTGATGGCACCACTTCCACTGTCATCTTCATTGGCGAGCTTATGAAACAATCGGAACGTTACATTGATGAAG GTATGCATCCTCGTGTGTTGGTTGATGGTTTTGATATTGCAAAGCGAGCAACTCTGCAATTCCTTGAAAAGTTTAAGACTCCTGTTGTGATGGGTGGTGAGCCTGATAAAGAGATTCTCAAGATGGTAGCAAGAACTACTGTGAGGACAAAG TTGTACGAATCACTTGCAGATCAATTGACAGATATAATTGTTGATGCG GTTTTATGCATTCGGAAACCTGAGGAAGAAATTGACCTGTTTATGGTGGAGATCATGCACATGCGGCACAAATTTGATATTGACACACGCTTG GTTGAGGGTATTGTCCTTGATCATGGTTCTAGGCACCCTGACATGAAGCGACGTGCAGAGAATTGCTATATCTTGACATGTAATGTATCTTTGGAGTATGAGAAGAG TGAAGTAAACTCAGGGTTTTTCTACTCAAGTGCGGAACAGAGAGAAGCTATGGTTGCAGCTGAAAGACGGCAGGTTGATGAAAAAGTCAAAAGAATCATTGAACTGAAGAATAAG GTTTGTTCTGGTAATGATAGCAATTTTGTTCTCATCAACCAAAAAGGAATTGATCCCCCATCTCTGGACCTGCTTGCAAGGGAAGGA ATAATTGCCCTTCGGAGAGCAAAGAGGAGAAACATGGAAAGATTGGTTTTGGCCTGTGGAGGGGAGGCGGTAAACTCTGTAGATGATTTGACTCCTGAATGTCTGGGTTGGGCAGGATTGGTATATGAACATGTCCTTGGTGAAGAGAAATATACATTTGTGGAAAATGTTAAGAATCCTTTTTCCTGCACAATCTTGATTAAAG GTCCTAATGATCATACAATAGCTCAAATTAAAGATGCTGTACGTGATGGTTTGAGGGCCGTTAAGAATACCCTTGAAGATGAATCTGTTGTTTTA GGTGCTGGTGCATTTGAAGTTGCTGCTAGACAATATCTGATGAACGAAGTTAAGAAAACAGTTCAAGGG CGTGCGCAACTTGGTGTTGAGGCTTTTGCTGATGCGCTTCTTGTGGTGCCTAAGACACTTGCTGAAAACTCTGGACTTGACACTCAAGATGTGATTATTGCCCTTACG GGAGAGCATGACAAAGGAAATATTGTGGGGTTGAGCCTGAACACAGGAGAACCTATAGACCCTGCAATGGAGGGTATTTTTGACAACTACTCTGTGAAGCGCCAAATCATAAACTCAGG GCCTGTTATCGTGTCTCAGTTACTGGTGGTGGATGAAGTAATTCGTGCTGGACGTAACATGCGGAAGCCAACTTAG
- the LOC114397538 gene encoding 2-alkenal reductase (NADP(+)-dependent): protein MAEEALLQNKQVLFKGYIDGVPKETDMELKVDSHIALKPPPQGSSAILVKNLYLSCDPYMRGRMRDFHGSYIPPFLPAQALEGFGVSKVIHSDNPNYKPGDFITGFTGWEEYSLIQRTEQLRKIHPDDAIPLSFHVGLLGMPGFTAYAGFYEVSTPSKGEYVFVSAASGAVGQLVGQLAKLHGCYVVGSAGSKEKVDLLKNKLGFDEAFNYKEELDLNAALQRYFPQGIDIYFDNVGGDMLDAALLNMRIHGRIAVCGMVSQQSLSKPIGIYNLFNLITKRIKMQGFLQSDYLHLYPRFLEDVSSYYKQGKIVYIEDMNEGLESAPAAFVGLFHGKNVGKQVIRVAHE from the exons ATGGCAGAAGAAGCACTACTGCAAAACAAGCAGGTTCTATTCAAAGGGTACATAGATGGTGTTCCTAAAGAAACCGATATGGAACTCAAGGTCGACTCACATATTGCGCTCAAGCCTCCCCCACAAGGCTCATCAGCTATTCTCGTTAAGAACCTTTATCTCTCTTGCGATCCATACATGCGCGGTCGCATGCGTGATTTCCACGGATCTTATATCCCTCCTTTTCTTCCAGCCCAG GCACTTGAAGGATTTGGTGTGTCTAAAGTTATACACTCTGATAATCCAAATTACAAGCCTGGTGATTTCATTACCGGCTTCACTGGCTGGGAAGAATATAGCCTCATCCAAAGAACTGAACAGCTCCGAAAAATTCACCCCGATGATGCCATTCCTCTCTCCTTCCACGTCGGTCTTCTTG gaATGCCAGGTTTTACTGCTTATGCAGGATTTTATGAGGTCAGCACCCCAAGCAAGGGAGAATATGTTTTTGTATCTGCAGCATCTGGTGCCGTAGGTCAGCTTGTAGGCCAACTTGCTAAGTTGCATGGCTGCTATGTAGTTGGAAGTGCTGGGTCAAAGGAAAAG GTTGACCTTCTAAAGAACAAGCTTGGGTTCGATGAAGCTTTTAATTACAAGGAAGAATTAGACTTGAATGCAGCTCTACAAAG ATATTTCCCGCAAGGCATTGACATCTACTTTGACAATGTGGGTGGGGATATGCTCGATGCTGCACTCCTTAACATGAGGATTCATGGTAGAATTGCAGTTTGTGGGATGGTATCTCAGCAAAGCCTTTCCAAGCCCATAGGGATATACAATTTATTCAACCTCATTACAAAGCGCATCAAAATGCAGGGTTTTTTGCAAAGTGATTACTTGCACCTATACCCGCGCTTTTTGGAAGATGTTTCAAGTTACTACAAGCAAGGAAAGATTGTGTATATTGAAGACATGAATGAAGGCTTGGAAAGTGCTCCAGCTGCTTTCGTTGGACTTTTCCATGGCAAGAACGTTGGTAAGCAAGTCATTCGTGTTGCCCATGAATGA
- the LOC114396026 gene encoding 14-3-3-like protein A, whose translation MSDSSREENVYMAKLAEQAERYEEMVEFMEKVAKTVEVEELTVEERNLLSVAYKNVIGARRASWRIISSIEQKEESRGNEDHVAIIKEYRGKIEAELSKICDGILNLLESNLIPSAASPESKVFYLKMKGDYHRYLAEFKTGAERKEAAESTLLAYKSAQDIALADLAPTHPIRLGLALNFSVFYYEILNSPDRACNLAKQAFDEAISELDTLGEESYKDSTLIMQLLRDNLTLWTSDITDDAGDEIKETSKQQPGE comes from the exons ATGTCGGATTCTTCTCGGGAGGAGAATGTTTACATGGCGAAATTGGCGGAGCAGGCCGAGCGTTACGAGGAGATGGTTGAGTTCATGGAGAAGGTAGCAAAGACTGTGGAGGTTGAGGAGTTGACGGTGGAGGAGAGAAATCTTCTCTCTGTGGCTTACAAGAACGTGATTGGTGCGAGGAGGGCTTCGTGGAGGATCATATCCTCCATTGAGCAGAAGGAGGAGAGCAGGGGCAATGAGGACCATGTGGCCATTATAAAGGAGTACAGGGGCAAAATTGAGGCTGAACTCAGCAAGATCTGTGACGGGATTTTGAACCTCCTTGAGTCCAACCTCATCCCATCCGCCGCATCTCCCGAGAGTAAAGTGTTTTACCTTAAAATGAAGGGTGATTACCACAGGTACCTTGCCGAGTTCAAGACTGGGGCAGAGAGGAAAGAGGCAGCAGAGAGTACTTTGCTTGCTTACAAATCTGCTCag GATATTGCTCTTGCTGACTTGGCCCCCACTCACCCCATTAGGCTGGGACTTGCTCTCAACTTTTCTGTCTTCTATTATGAAATCCTTAACTCGCCAGATCGGGCTTGTAATCTTGCCAAACAG GCATTTGATGAGGCAATTTCCGAGCTTGACACATTGGGTGAAGAGTCATACAAGGATAGTACATTGATCATGCAACTTCTCCGTGACAATCTGACTTTGTGGACATCAGACATCAcg GACGATGCTGGAGATGAGATCAAGGAAACATCTAAGCAACAACCAGGTGAATAG
- the LOC114397454 gene encoding LOW QUALITY PROTEIN: glycine--tRNA ligase, mitochondrial 1 (The sequence of the model RefSeq protein was modified relative to this genomic sequence to represent the inferred CDS: inserted 2 bases in 2 codons; deleted 1 base in 1 codon): MILFFKKHRLSLWNVDLCERRGTRRTAPVRGTAVTTVEVLADTEDLEFTLAESEHFVDPQDKSHPKYHQVADLKFLMFPGLMFRREEQMSGQSAKRIPLRDAVSKVGLDSSLRFCFLILCAFMACFDRGIVNNETLGYFIGRMYXCLCIDKYRLRFRQHLANEMXHYAADCWDAEIECSFGWIECVGIADRSAYDLRAHSDKSGVLQVAREKFSEPKEVEVLCSV; the protein is encoded by the exons ATGAtcctcttcttcaagaaacatcGTCTGAGCTTGTGGAACGTTGATCTGTGCGAGCGTAGGGGGACACGTAGAACTGCACCCGTCAGGGGAACAGCTGTCACTACGGTGGAGGTGCTCGCCGACACGGAGGACCTAG AGTTCACATTGGCGGAGAGTGAGCACTTTGTTGACCCTCAAGATAAGTCTCATCCCAAGTACCATCAAGTTGCTGACTTGAAGTTCTTAATGTTCCCG GGGTTGATGTTCCGGAGGGAGGAGCAAATGTCGGGTCAGTCTGCCAAGAGGATTCCTCTTCGTGATGCTGTTTCCAAGGTTGGTTTGGATTCAAGTTTgagattttgttttcttattctttGTGCTTTCATGGCATGTTTTGATCGGGGAATTGTGAATAATGAGACTCTTGGTTATTTCATTGGGAGAATGT CATGTCTTTGTATAGACAAGTACCGACTGAGGTTTAGGCAACATCTTGCTAATGAGA GTCACTATGCTGCTGACTGTTGGGATGCAGAGATTGAGTGCTCCTTTGGTTGGATTGAGTGTGTTGGCATTGCTGACAGATCTGCATACGATTTGCGTGCTCACTCG GATAAAAGTGGTGTTCTACAAGTGGCTCGTGAAAAATTTTCAGAACCTAAGGAAGTGGAGGTACTGTGTAGTGTATAA
- the LOC114396159 gene encoding heparan-alpha-glucosaminide N-acetyltransferase-like has translation MASYEAIKNFDDDDDDDDDVEMALPHSQISESRSATVSSPIGQTTPLHIHNIIEEQRIISRHQPQPKSPRLVSLDVFRGLTVALMILVDDAGGLIPALNHSPWNGLTLADYVMPFFLFIVGVSLALSYKKLSCGVDASRKASLRALKLLALGLFLQGGYFHRVNDLTFGVDIKQIRWMGILQRIAVAYLVVALCEIWLKSDDTVNSGPSLLRKYRYQWAVALILSFLYLCLLYGLYVPDWVYQIQTEPSAEPKTFSVKCGVRGNTGPACNVVGMIDRMILGIQHLYKRPIYARMPECSINSPNYGPLPPDAPAWCQAPFDPEGLLSSVMAIVTCLIGLHYGHIIVHFKDHRVRIIYWMIPTSCLLVFGLALDLFGMHINKVLYSLSYTCVTAGAAGVLFVGIYLMVDVCGCRRMTLVMEWMGMHALMIYILAACNVFPIFLQGFYWGSPHNNILKLIGVGT, from the exons ATGGCGAGTTACGAGGCTATTAAGAactttgatgatgatgatgatgatgatgatgatgtggaGATGGCACTCCCCCATAGCCAGATCTCTGAATCAAGATCTGCCACTGTTTCTTCCCCCATTGGCCAAACTACCCCGCTTCACATTCACAACATTATTGAGGAACAACGCATTATCTCCAGGCACCAACCTCAACCCAAATCTCCGCGTCTGGTTTCTCTTGATGTTTTTCGTGGTCTCACCGTCGCG CTGATGATACTTGTTGATGATGCTGGCGGACTCATTCCTGCGCTCAACCATTCCCCATGGAATGGTTTAACACTAGCTGATTATGTCATgccatttttcctatttattgTTGGTGTTTCGCTTGCACTCTCATACAAG AAACTGTCTTGTGGAGTTGATGCATCTAGAAAAGCAAGTTTACGGGCTCTAAAACTTCTTGCGTTAGGCCTTTTCCTTCAAG GAGGTTATTTCCATCGCGTGAATGATCTGACATTTGGAGTGGATATAAAACAGATAAGATGGATGGGAATACTACAG AGAATTGCAGTAGCATATTTGGTTGTCGCACTGTGTGAAATTTGGCTCAAGAGTGATGATACTGTTAATTCAGGACCATCCCTATTAAGGAAGTATCGATACCAGTG GGCTGTGGCTTtgattctttctttcctttatcTTTGCTTGCTATATGGATTGTACGTTCCAGATTGGgtgtatcaaattcaaacagaACCTTCTGCAGAGCCAAAGACATTTTCA GTTAAATGTGGAGTAAGGGGTAACACTGGTCCAGCCTGCAATGTGGTTGGAATGATTGATCGAATGATATTGGGTATACAACACCTGTACAAGAGACCAATATATGCGCGGATGCCT GAATGCAGTATTAATTCTCCCAACTATGGACCATTACCTCCTGATGCTCCTGCTTGGTGTCAGGCCCCTTTTGATCCTGAAGGACTCCTAAG TTCAGTGATGGCTATTGTCACCTGCTTGATTGGGTTGCACTATGGACATATTATTGTCCATTTTAAG GACCACAGAGTGAGAATCATATACTGGATGATCCCAACCTCTTGTCTTTTAGTTTTTGGCCTTGCGTTGGACTTATTTG GAATGCATATAAATAAGGTTCTCTACTCGCTCAGTTACACATGTGTCACTGCTGGTGCTGCAGGCGTCCTCTTTGTCGGAATATACTTGATG GTTGATGTCTGTGGATGTCGTCGCATGACTTTGGTTATGGAATGGATGGGCATGCATGCATTAATGATTTATATCCTTGCTGCTTGCAATGTTTTCCCAATTTTCCTTCAAGGATTTTATTGGGGAAGTCCTCACAATAACATT CTCAAGTTAATTGGAGTTGGCACTTGA